In Daucus carota subsp. sativus chromosome 4, DH1 v3.0, whole genome shotgun sequence, one DNA window encodes the following:
- the LOC108215843 gene encoding oxysterol-binding protein-related protein 3C isoform X2 — protein MFEELQWLLGYEGVEVINPEGGKEDAEEEARRGRWKDEERDSYWKMMQNYIGSDITSMVTLPVMIFEPMTMLQKMAELMEYSHLLDQADECEDPYMRLVYASSWAISVYFAYQRTWKPFNPILGETYEMVNHNDITFIAEQVCHHPPMSAGHAENKHFTYDITSKLKTKLLGNSVDVYPLGRTRVSLKRDGVILDLVPPPTKVNNLIFGRTWIDSPGEMVMTNMTTGDKVVLYFQPCGWFGAGRYEVDGYVYNAAEEPKILMTGKYNESMSYQPCDMEGEPLPETELKEVWRVADVPTEDKFGYTYFAHKMNSFETAPKRFLASDSRIRPDRYALEKGDLSKAGAEKSSLEEKQRAEKRMREAKGEKFRTRWFDQTDELAQTPWGDLEVYQYNGKYTEHRAAVDSSDSHVPEDVTSIEFNPWQYGNLAKE, from the exons ATGTTCGAGGAGCTTCAATG GTTACTTGGATATGAAGGGGTGGAGGTTATAAATCCAGAAGGTGGCAAAGAAGATGCAGAAGAGGAAGCCCGTAGAGGAAGATGGAAGGACGAG GAACGTGACAGTTATTGGAAGATGATGCAAAACTATATTGGATCTGATATAACATCGATGGTCACTCTTCCTGTCATGATATTTGAGCCAATGACCATGCTTCAGAAAATGGCAGAG TTGATGGAATACTCTCATCTCTTAGACCAAGCAGATGAATGTGAAGATCCATACATGCGATTGGTTTATGCAT CATCATGGGCGATTTCTGTATACTTTGCTTACCAACGCACCTGGAAGCCCTTTAATCCTATTCTTGGAGAGACTTATGAAATGGTCAATCACAATGACATTACATTCATTGCTGAGCAG GTGTGTCATCATCCTCCAATGAGCGCAGGCCATGCTGAAAATAAGCATTTTACATATGATATAACATCGAAATTAAAGACAAAGCTGTTAGGGAATTCTGTGGATGTGTATCCCCTTGGAAG GACGCGTGTATCACTTAAAAGAGATGGTGTAATTCTTGATTTAGTTCCACCTCCTACTAAAGTTAACAATCTGATATTTGGACGAACATGGATAGATTCACCAGGAGAGATGGTAATGACAAATATGACTACTGGAGACAAAGTTGTGCTCTATTTTCAACCTTGTGGCTGGTTTGG TGCTGGTCGATATGAAGTTGATGGTTATGTATATAATGCTGCCGAAGAACCTAAGATACTAATGACTGGTAAATATAATGAATCCATGAGTTATCAACCATGTGATATGGAAGGGGAACCACTTCCAGAAACAGAACTAAAAGAG GTCTGGAGAGTAGCAGACGTCCCTACTGAAGACAAATTCGGCTATACATACTTTGCACATAAAATGAATAGCTTCGAAACAGCCCCTAAAAGGTTTTTGGCTTCAGATTCCCGCATACGTCCTGATAGATATGCCCTTGAAAAGGGTGATCTTTCTAAAGCTGGTGCAGAAAAGAGcag TTTAGAGGAGAAGCAGAGGGCTGAAAAAAGGATGAGAGAAGCAAAAGGCGAGAAGTTTAGGACAAGATGGTTTGATCAAACTGATGAATTAGCGCAAACACCTTGGGGAGACTTGGAAGTGTATCAGTATAATGGTAAATACACTGAACATCGAGCAGCTGTAGATAGTTCGGATAGCCATGTTCCTGAGGATGTCACATCAATAGAGTTCAACCCATGGCAGTATGGAAATTTGGCTAAAGAATGA
- the LOC108215843 gene encoding oxysterol-binding protein-related protein 3C isoform X1, with protein sequence MGSPEKKVNSGFLSAMSSSFSRLGIAMGRSVNGLLGYEGVEVINPEGGKEDAEEEARRGRWKDEERDSYWKMMQNYIGSDITSMVTLPVMIFEPMTMLQKMAELMEYSHLLDQADECEDPYMRLVYASSWAISVYFAYQRTWKPFNPILGETYEMVNHNDITFIAEQVCHHPPMSAGHAENKHFTYDITSKLKTKLLGNSVDVYPLGRTRVSLKRDGVILDLVPPPTKVNNLIFGRTWIDSPGEMVMTNMTTGDKVVLYFQPCGWFGAGRYEVDGYVYNAAEEPKILMTGKYNESMSYQPCDMEGEPLPETELKEVWRVADVPTEDKFGYTYFAHKMNSFETAPKRFLASDSRIRPDRYALEKGDLSKAGAEKSSLEEKQRAEKRMREAKGEKFRTRWFDQTDELAQTPWGDLEVYQYNGKYTEHRAAVDSSDSHVPEDVTSIEFNPWQYGNLAKE encoded by the exons ATGGGTAGCCCAGAGAAGAAAGTGAATAGTGGATTCTTGTCAGCTATGAGCTCTAGTTTCTCAAGATTGGGGATTGCTATGGGGAGATCTGTTAATGG GTTACTTGGATATGAAGGGGTGGAGGTTATAAATCCAGAAGGTGGCAAAGAAGATGCAGAAGAGGAAGCCCGTAGAGGAAGATGGAAGGACGAG GAACGTGACAGTTATTGGAAGATGATGCAAAACTATATTGGATCTGATATAACATCGATGGTCACTCTTCCTGTCATGATATTTGAGCCAATGACCATGCTTCAGAAAATGGCAGAG TTGATGGAATACTCTCATCTCTTAGACCAAGCAGATGAATGTGAAGATCCATACATGCGATTGGTTTATGCAT CATCATGGGCGATTTCTGTATACTTTGCTTACCAACGCACCTGGAAGCCCTTTAATCCTATTCTTGGAGAGACTTATGAAATGGTCAATCACAATGACATTACATTCATTGCTGAGCAG GTGTGTCATCATCCTCCAATGAGCGCAGGCCATGCTGAAAATAAGCATTTTACATATGATATAACATCGAAATTAAAGACAAAGCTGTTAGGGAATTCTGTGGATGTGTATCCCCTTGGAAG GACGCGTGTATCACTTAAAAGAGATGGTGTAATTCTTGATTTAGTTCCACCTCCTACTAAAGTTAACAATCTGATATTTGGACGAACATGGATAGATTCACCAGGAGAGATGGTAATGACAAATATGACTACTGGAGACAAAGTTGTGCTCTATTTTCAACCTTGTGGCTGGTTTGG TGCTGGTCGATATGAAGTTGATGGTTATGTATATAATGCTGCCGAAGAACCTAAGATACTAATGACTGGTAAATATAATGAATCCATGAGTTATCAACCATGTGATATGGAAGGGGAACCACTTCCAGAAACAGAACTAAAAGAG GTCTGGAGAGTAGCAGACGTCCCTACTGAAGACAAATTCGGCTATACATACTTTGCACATAAAATGAATAGCTTCGAAACAGCCCCTAAAAGGTTTTTGGCTTCAGATTCCCGCATACGTCCTGATAGATATGCCCTTGAAAAGGGTGATCTTTCTAAAGCTGGTGCAGAAAAGAGcag TTTAGAGGAGAAGCAGAGGGCTGAAAAAAGGATGAGAGAAGCAAAAGGCGAGAAGTTTAGGACAAGATGGTTTGATCAAACTGATGAATTAGCGCAAACACCTTGGGGAGACTTGGAAGTGTATCAGTATAATGGTAAATACACTGAACATCGAGCAGCTGTAGATAGTTCGGATAGCCATGTTCCTGAGGATGTCACATCAATAGAGTTCAACCCATGGCAGTATGGAAATTTGGCTAAAGAATGA
- the LOC108218854 gene encoding tubulin-folding cofactor D, translating into MENVTRASTLAEEDEQDSKEAVLQRYFLQEWQQVKSILHSILSNGRVTDLSSVRKIRSIMDKYQEQGQLLEPYLESIISPLMSLVRSKTIEPGLANNEVLEVIKPLCIIIYSLVTVCGYKAVIRFFPHQVSDLEFAVSLLDKCHDSKAGTSLRQESTGEMETKCVTLLWLYILVLVPFDISSVDTSMADSNYLGGDDSPPLVTRILGFSKDYLSNAGPMRTMAGLLLSRLLTRPDMTKPFNSFIEWTHDVLSSVTGDALHHFQLLGAVEALAAIFKAGNRKLLMNVVPAVWSDSSVLIKSDGAARSPLLRKYLVKLTQRIGLISLPHRSPSWRYVTKFKTLGESPLSVSSTSGYGVDLDSLKLAVEENLHEEEMDVPEIVEEMIELLLSGLRDTDTVVRWSAAKGIGRITSRLTFALSDEVLSSVLELFSPGEGDGSWHGGCLALAELARRGLLLPISLPKVLPVVIKALHYDIRRGPHSVGSHVRDAAAYVCWAFGRAYAHTDMKSILEQLAPHLLTVACYDREVNCRRAAAAAFQENVGRQGSYPHGIDIVNTADYFALSSRVNAYLHVAATIAQYDGYLYPFMEDLLYNKICHWDKGLRELASSALSVLVKYDPEYSANFILEKVIPRTLSSDLCMRHGATLAAGELVLALHKCGYVFSTDKQKSIAGLVPAIEKARLYRGKGGEIMRSAVSRFIECISLSNVSLPEKTKHTLLDTLNENMRHPNSQIQNVAVEAFKHFVLAYLGKTTNKGAYDITSKYLEHLTDANVAVRRGSALAIGSLPFEFLVTKWKSVLLKLCSSCAVEENLEDRDAEARVNAVKGLVSVCETLCATKECSQFLLEEDVVSLYLTIRNEVMQSLLTALEDYSVDNRGDVGSWVREAAMYGLEKCTYILCKRDSSKKSQGCDSQDQNKGQVNGNEEMQWLFDAHIAASLVGGIAKQAVEKMDKMREIAARVLHRILYNEAIFIPFLPHRGKLEKVIPHEADIKWAVPTYSYCRFVQLLQFSCYSKHVTAGLVISIGGLQDSLRKTSLNALLEYLEGTEIKGSKESISRELSLSEDIVWVLDKYRKCDRVIVPTLKTIEILFSKGLFLNLEAQTLIFCDGVLGSLALELKGSKDFSKLYAGIAILGYIASIAEPINIKAFSHLLMFLSHRYPKIRKACAEQVYLVLLQNGDLVAEEKLEKALEIISETCWEGDIQEAKQRRLELCHTANIESGQLVSRGTSSKDGDRLTTTDENATYSSLVGSAGF; encoded by the exons ATGGAGAATGTAACAAGAGCATCAACACTAGCAGAAGAAGACGAACAAGATTCAAAAGAGGCGGTTCTGCAACGATACTTTCTTCAGGAATGGCAGCAAGTCAAGTCTATTCTCCACTCCATTCTCTCCAATGGCCGTGTCACCGATCTCTCTTCCGTTCGCAAAATCCGATCCATT ATGGACAAGTACCAGGAACAGGGCCAGCTGCTAGAGCCATATCTGGAAAGCATAATTTCTCCTTTAATGTCCCTTGTCCGTTCAAAGACAATAGAACCAGGCCTAGCTAACAATGAAGTTCTTGAAGTGATTAAGCCCCTATGTATTATAATCTACTCGTTAGTTACAGTTTGTGGTTACAAGGCTGTTATCAGGTTCTTCCCTCACCAAGTTTCGGATCTGGAATTTGCTGTATCACTTTTGGACAAATGCCATGATAGCAAAGCAGGGACATCATTGAGGCAAGAAAGTACAGGGGAGATGGAGACAAAATGTGTAACACTGCTATGGCTATACATACTGGTTTTGGTTCCTTTCGATATCTCTTCTGTGGATACAAGTATGGCAGATAGCAATTATCTTGGTGGAGATGATTCACCTCCACTAGTAACTAGAATACTAGGATTCTCTAAAGATTATCTATCAAATGCTGGTCCTATGCGTACCATGGCTGGGTTGCTCCTCTCAAGGCTTCTAACCCGCCCAGACATGACGAAGCCTTTTAACAG CTTTATTGAATGGACACATGACGTTCTATCCTCTGTCACTGGAGATGCTCTACATCACTTTCAGTTACTTGGAGCTGTTGAAGCACTGGCAGCAATTTTTAAG GCTGGCAATAGGAAACTGTTAATGAATGTGGTTCCTGCTGTTTGGAGTGATTCGTCTGTTTTGATCAAGTCTGATGGTGCAGCTCGGAGTCCTTTACTGAGGAAGTATTTGGTGAAATTGACTCAGCGGATTGGGCTTATTAGCCTCCCTCATCGTTCACCATCCTGGCGTTATGTG ACAAAATTTAAGACCCTCGGGGAGAGTCCTCTGTCTGTGTCTAGTACAAGCGGCTATGGCGTGGATCTGGATTCCCTAAAATTAGCCGTAGAAGAGAACCTGCACGAGGAAGAAATGGATGTTCCAGAAATTGTAGAAGAGATGATAGAGTTATTGCTTTCAGGACTGAGAGATACA GATACTGTTGTGCGCTGGTCTGCTGCAAAAGGTATTGGTCGCATAACTTCGCGTCTGACGTTTGCCCTCTCAGATGAAGTTCTTTCGTCTGTGTTGGAGCTTTTTTCTCCGGGAGAG GGAGATGGTTCCTGGCATGGAGGATGCTTGGCGTTGGCTGAACTAGCACGTAGAGGATTACTCCTACCCATCAGTCTTCCTAAAGTATTACCTGTTGTTATAAAG GCATTGCATTATGATATTCGAAGGGGCCCACATAGTGTTGGCTCTCATGTGCGTGATGCGGCAGCGTATGTTTGTTGGGCTTTTGGTCGTGCATATGCTCACACTGACATGAAAAGTATCCTGGAACAGCTTGCCCCACACCTACTAACAGTTGCATGCTATGATCGCGAG GTTAATTGTAGACGAGCAGCAGCCGCTGCTTTTCAGGAAAATGTTGGTAGACAGGGGAGTTATCCTCATGGTATTGACATAGTAAATACAGCTGATTATTTTGCACTGTCATCACGTGTAAATGCTTATCTTCATGTTGCTGCCACTATTGCTCAATATGATGGTTACCTCTATCCATTCATGGAAGATCTTCTATACAACAAGATCTGTCACTGG GACAAAGGCTTAAGAGAGCTTGCTTCAAGTGCACTTTCTGTTCTTGTAAAATATGATCCCGAGTATTCTGCAAATTTTATTCTGGAGAAAGTGATTCCTCGCACTCTCTCATCGGACTTGTGTATGCGTCATGGTGCAACGTTAGCTGCTGGAGAACTTGTTTTAGCTCTGCACAAGTGTGGTTATGTTTTTTCCACAG ATAAGCAGAAAAGTATTGCTGGTCTGGTACCTGCAATTGAAAAAGCACGGTTGTACCGCGGAAAGGGTGGAGAGATTATGCGGTCTGCAGTTTCCCGCTTCATTGAATGTATATCTTTGTCAAACGTTTCTTTGCCAGAAAAAACAAAGCACACTCTGCTTGATACTCTGAATGAAAATATGAGGCATCCAAATAGTCAGATTCAG aatgtGGCTGTTGAAGCCTTTAAACACTTTGTTCTAGCATACCTTGGTAAGACAACTAATAAAGGTGCCTATGATATCACTTCTAAATACTTGGAACATCTGACTGATGCCAATGTTGCTGTAAGAAGAGGATCTGCATTGGCAATAGGTTCTTTGCCCTTTGAGTTTTTGGTAACGAAGTGGAAGTCCGTGCTTTTAAAGCTTTGCAGTTCTTGTGCAGTCGAG GAGAACCTGGAAGACAGGGATGCTGAAGCACGGGTTAATGCCGTTAAAGGACTTGTCTCGGTGTGTGAAACTTTATGTGCTACCAAAGAGTGTTCACAGTTTCTTCTTGAGGAAGATGTTGTGTCTCTATATCTTACGATCAGGAATGAAGTGATGCAGAGTTTACTTACAGCTCTTGAAGATTACTCGGTGGATAACAGAGGTGACGTAGGCTCTTGGGTTCGCGAGGCTGCAATGTATGGACTTGAGAAGTGTACATATATTCTATGTAAAAGAGATTCATCTAAAAAATCACAAGGCTGCGATTCTCAGGATCAAAATAAGGGACAGGTGAATGGGAATGAGGAAATGCAATGGTTGTTTGATGCACATATTGCTGCAAGTTTAGTTGGAGGCATTGCCAAACAAGCTGTTGAGAAGATGGATAAGATGAGAGAAATAGCTGCTAGGGTTCTCCATAGGATTTTATATAATGAAGCAATTTTCATCCCCTTCTTACCTCATCGGGGAAAACTGGAGAAAGTTATACCCCATGAAGCAGATATTAAGTGGGCG GTTCCTACATACTCATATTGCCGTTTTGTTCAGTTACTACAGTTTAGTTGCTACAGTAAACATGTGACGGCCGGACTAGTTATTTCCATTGGTGGCTTACAAGATTCTTTGAGAAAGACATCCCTTAATGCTTTACTGGAGTACCTTGAAGGCACTGAAATTAAAGGCTCAAAAGAAAGCATCTCAAGGGAGCTAAGTTTAAGTGAGGACATTGTTTGGGTACTCGATAAGTACAGAAAATGTGACAGAGTCATAGTACCCACCTTAAAG ACCATCGAGATTTTATTCAGCAAAGGGCTGTTCCTAAACTTGGAG GCTCAAACTCTAATATTTTGTGATGGAGTTCTGGGATCACTTGCTCTTGAACTGAAGGGATCAAAGGACTTCTCTAAGTTATATGCTGGCATTGCCATACTTGGCTACATTGCTTCAATTGCAGAGCCTATTAACATTAAAGCTTTCTCTCATCTTCTAATGTTCCTTTCCCATCGATACCCTAAG ATTCGTAAGGCTTGTGCCGAACAAGTATATCTCGTCCTTCTGCAAAATGGCGACCTTGTTGCTGAAGAAAAACTAGAGAAAGCACTTGAAATAATCTCTGAGACTTGCTGGGAAGGTGATATCCAAGAAGCAAAGCAACGTAGATTAGAACTTTGCCATACAGCTAATATAGAGAGTGGGCAACTTGTTAGTCGTGGAACCTCTAGCAAGGATGGTGATAGGCTCACAACTACAGATGAAAATGCAACATACTCCTCATTAGTAGGTTCTGCTGGGTTTTAA